CGAGATCACCGTCTCAACCGGGATCTCGTCCCGTTTTACAGATACCTGGATCGGGTCATTCAATCCTTCCCTCGTAATGTCGAGCATTACTTCCGTCCCTTTCTTACCCCTGATCTTCAGCGTCGCTTCATAAAGATCAAGCCCTTCGATGCTGTTCCCATCCACCTTGATGATGCGGTCATTCGGCCTCAGTCCGGCTTTTTCCGCAGGAGAATTTTTAAAAGGTGCCACAATCAGCAACTTGCCATCCATGATCGTGACCTCTGCCCCTATCCCTTCAAAGGAAGAATCCAGGGCATCGTTGAATTGAGACGCCGTTTCCGCATCCATGTAAACCGAATACGGATCATCCAGCGTCTTCAGCATCCCTTGGATCGCCCCTTCGACCAGGCGGCCCTTGTCAACATCCTGATAAAATTTGTCGCTGATCAAGTCATAAGCCACTTCGACTTTGTGAAGCTTATCATTCAGCTCACCTTTTCCGTCAAATTGGGCAACGCCGTCCCCGGACTTACCGGTCCACTCCAAGCCGCCGTACATGCCCCCTGCACCGATCAGCATACTGACGATGATGGTGATGATGAACTTTCTGCCCGTCCACTTCATATATTCCCCTCCAGCTTATGTTTATCTTTGGCAATGACCAGGCGTTCAACCACAGCTGCCCGATCTCCAACGAAAAAAGACACCACACAAAAACGCGCTGAGGCGGTGCGATGTCTTTGCTTATTTCACTATATGCCGGAGAGGGACGAGTTATGATAAGGGGGGGTTCATTTCATGCCGGTAAATACTTCTTTTTTCAAATGGGAAGCGATGATCCCTCCCCACTTTTCAAATTCAACGAGGAAACCGTCATGGCCGAATTCTGTCGAAATAAAATAGTGGCGGCCGTTTGACGTCTTCTCGGTAAAATCCTTTAAATACTCAGGGGAATAGATGCTGTCGCCTTCATAGCTGATGGAAATCAGCTCGCTCGGATAAGTTCCGGCCACATGTTCAAGATCTCCCCTCCCCCGGGCGATATCATGGGTGTTCATTGCTTTCAGGAGCGTCAGATAGCTGTTCGGGTCAAACCTCCTTGCTAGCTTCTGTCCCTGATAATCCAGATAGCTTTCCACACTGAAGCGGTCATCCTTTTCCTCACGGCGGAACCGCTCGTCAAACAGCTCCCGTGTCCGGTACGTGACCATGCCGACCATCCTGGCAATCTCCAATCCTTTTATAAGTGAACCATCACGGTAATGTCCATTGCAAAAGGCAGGATCCCCTTCAATCGCGGTGATGCCGATGTGATTAAATGCAATCCCAAAGTCATTCAACCGGGGCGTGACCGCCAGTGCGAATACTTTACCGATGTAATCAGGATAAAGGACGCCCCACTCCAGTGCCTGCATGCCTCCCAACGAACCCCCTATGACCGCTTCTATACGGGGAACTGCAAGCAGCTTTAACGCCTCATACTGAGCGTTGACCATATCCCTGATCGTGATGCCAGGAAAGCTCGGACCGTACGGCTGTCCAGTATCCGGGTTTCTTGTCGTAGGCCCTGTGCTCCCTTCACATCCTCCCAGGACATTGAAAGAAATCACCTGATAGTGATTTGTATCGATATAAGAACCGGGCCCGATCAATCCATCCCACCAGCCCGGGCACTCATCCGTCCCCTTCACTATATGGGTCCCGGTGAGGGCGTGGCAGACAAGGATCACAGGACCCTCTTTATTTCCTGTACGTTCATATGCCAAATCGACATTCCGCAGCGTGGTGCCTGACTCTAATGTGAGGGATGGGAGAGATATGGAGCTGACTTCATACGCAGTGGACGCATCCATTTCTCCACCTCCTTTTTCAAGTTTGTCGTTTCTTCCTTATACAGGAGAGGTTTCCAGTGCCACTTCGATTGCGTGGTCAAGGTCCTCAATAAGATCCTTCGCCGATTCCAATCCAACAGAAAGCCTCACCAGATCCTCCGTCACGCCAGTCGCCCGGATTTCCTCGGCGTTCAACTGCTGGTGTGTCGTGGAAGCCGGATGGATGATCAATGATTTCGCATCCCCCACGTTCGCCACATGTGACCAAAGGGAAATATTGTCGACGACTTTCCGGCCCGAATCCCTTCCACCTTTGATGCCAAACACAACGATCGATCCGGCACCGTTTTTCAAATACTTCTCGGCAAGCCCGTGGGACGGATGCTGTGGGAGTCCCGGATATGACACCCATGCGATCCCTTGATGCTGATCGAGATGCTCGGCGATCTTCCGGGCATTTTCTGTATGGCGTTCAATGCGGAGATGGAGCGTCTCCAACCCCTGCAGGAGCAGGAACGCATTTTGCGGGCTCAGACATGCCCCAAGATCCCGCAGCAGCTGTACCCTCAATTTAGTAATGAAGGCGGCCGCACCCACATCCTGTGCGTAGCGCAATCCGTTATAGCTTGGATCCTCCTCGGTGAAGCCCGGGAACTTCTCATGATTCCAGTCAAACTTCCCGCCGTCGATCACCACTCCCCCAATCGCCGTCCCGTGGCCGCCGATCCATTTCGTGGCAGAATGGATGACAATATCTGCTCCCCACTCAATCGGCTTACAAATATACGGCGTCGCAAACGTGTTATCGATGATGAGCGGAATATGATGCTCATGTGCAACCTTCGCCACCGCTTCAATATCCAGCACGTGAAGACTTGGATTCCCGATCGTCTCCGCAAACACCGCCTTCGTTTTCTCAGTGATCCTCTTGCGGAAATTCTCCGGATCGGACGGATCTACGAAATGGACCTTGATGCCGTATTTCGGAAGCGTCGTGGAAAAGAGGTTATACGTCCCGCCATACAGATTTGTCGCAGCCACAATCTCATCACCTGCCTGCGCAATGTTCAGGATCGCCAGGGAAATCGCCGCCATCCCCGACGACACCCCAAGCGCCCCGATGCCGCCCTCGAGCAGTGCCAGGCGCTTCTCCAGCACATCGACCGTCGGGTTCATGATCCGGGTATAAATGTTCCCCGGCTCTTCAAGGGCAAATAATTTTGCGGCATGATCACTGCTGTCAAATACATAGGATGTGGTTTGGTAAATCGGGACCGCACGTGATCCTGTGGTCGGGTCCGGTTCTTGGCCTCCGTGAAGCAGTAGTGTGTCGAAGTCGAATGATTTGGTCATTTTGGGTTCCTCCTGTGGGTTGGGATTTTGGTTTGGTTAGGGTGTTGCCTAGGCATTTGCCTAGGGTTTTGCCTGTTGAATTTTGGGTGGATTTTGTCTGTTGAATTTAGGCTGATTTTTGACTGTTAAACTTTGAACGAATTTTAACTGTTGAATCCAAACTGATTTTTACTGTCAAACTTCAACCGAATTTTAACTGTTAAATCTAAGCTGATCTTTACCTGTCAAACTTCAACCGATTTTTAACAGGCAACAAAACCGGGCAAACCGCCCAGTCAAACTCCCCCCGATCCTCTACCGGAAAGAGCAAAACAAAAACCCCCTTCCTAAGAAGAGGGTCTAATTGAATAGGGTCCTCCTCTTATCTTTCAGGCAAATTGCCTGCAGGAATTAGCACCTTTTCATGAGACGCGATCTGCGCACATGAAGGTTGCCGGGTTTCATCGGGCCTAGTCCCTCCACCTCTCTGGATAAGAGCATGTAGTTGTCAATGTGTGATTTCTTGCGTTGAGATGAATTATAAAGGGTAACCGACCTCAGCGTCAAGGGTATTGTTAGAATTTTTTAATTATTTACTTTTCGACCGATTTTTTAACAGCTTCTTCAAATTGAGCGACGATGTCCTCCCCGTCTTCGATGCCGAGCGATATCCGGACGACGTGGGTGTTGATGCCGAGCTTTTTCTGGGCATCTTTCGGCAGGGCACGGTGGGATGTTCCGAGCGGGTAGGACACCGTTGTTTCGACACCGGCAAGGGAAGGAACGATTTTGATCCAGCCGAGGGACTTGAAGAAGGTGCTCATATCGCATCTTTCATCAAGCTCGATCGTCACGATCGCCCCGTTTCCTTTCGTCGATAAGTTTGTCGGGTAATAAACTTCTTTAATATCGGTGTTGCTGTGAAGCCATCCTGCCAGGGTTTCTGCGTTGCGGGCCTGGGTGCCGATCCGGAGCGCGAGGGTTTTTGCCCCTCGGCATGTCAGCCAGGCTTCGAATGGACTCAGATTGGAGCCGATGTTGACGACCTTCTCTCTTGCCTTCCTTACCAACTCTTCCTTTCCGACGACGACCCCGGCGGTGATGTCACTGTGGCCGCCGATATATTTCGTGGCGCTGTGTGCGACAAGATCCACCCCTTCAAGGTAAGGCTGTTGTAAAAACGGTGTCGCAAAGGTGTTATCAATCATGGTGAACAGATTGTGTTCTTGAGCGAGGTTCACCATTTGTTTGATATTCTCTACCCGCATAAACGGATTAGTGACTGTTTCACTGTATAGGAGCTTTGTTTGCGGGGTTAGGGCCGCTTCAATGCTATCTTTATCGGTAAAGTCGACGAAAGTGGTCAAGATGCCGAATGACTTCAGCTCTTCTTTTAGCATATGGAATGTGCCGCCGTATAAATCCTCGGCAGCCACGATATGATCACCTGAGCGGACAATGGCAAGGATGCCGACAAGGATGGCCGATAACCCTGATGATGTGGCCACTCCGGCCGGTGCACCTTCAAGGCCGGCAACCATGTTCCCCAGCTCATCTGTATTGGGATTCCCCGTTCTTGTGTAGAGATAAGGGGACTTCCCTTCATAGAAACCTTCAAGCTCTTCAAGGGAACTGAATGAGAAAGCGGACGTCTGATAAATCGGCGTCGTTTTACTGTGGATCTCCTCCGTTCCCTGTAACTGACTATGTACGACCTTCGTAGTGAAATTCATGTCTGTCATCCTTCCTGAATCGATGTATTTTTAAAAGTGTATCATATTCAGAAGATTGTGGCATGAAAAAAACCTGCTGCCGATCAAGGCAACAGGTTCTTCTTTATACGCGTTCCAAACATCCGATCAAACGGTTTTCAATATCGAGTGCAGTAGCCTTCAATTCATCAGAATCGACCATTTCAATCAGCTTGCTTGGCTTCGCCATACCGATCTTCGTTGTCCCTGATTCTGTGTAGACGGTCACTTTACAAGGGAGGAAGTAGCTGACGAGCATGCTCTCTTCAAGCACCTTCTTCGCTTCATGGGGATTACACACTTCCAATACGACGACTTCTTCGTTAAAGTCCAATCCTTTGTCATCAAGTTTTTGTGCCAGATCAAGATGCCACAGTACACCAAAGCTTTCCTCTTTCAGTGCCGCTTCCACTTTCTCGACTGCTTCCTTTACGCTCATTGAGACTTCCTTTGTATAATGAAACATAAAAACATCTCCTCCTGTCATTTTTATACCTCAGAGAGTATCGGATCAAACTACTTTTTGGGAGGTCCGTCCCTCCGGTTATTCCATTCCTTTGACCATTTTCTCCATCATGTCTTCGTTCATGGGGCCGACGATTTTGTGCTGGATGGTCCCATTGGTGTCGATCATGTAGGTGGTTGGGATGGTGAAGGCCCTGTACAATTCACCTGCATCGCCTGTTTCATCCATCAAGATCGGGAAGGTGAGGCCGTAGCCATCAACGAACTGCTGCACCGCTTTTTGGCCTTCATCC
The nucleotide sequence above comes from Bacillus sp. KH172YL63. Encoded proteins:
- the metX gene encoding homoserine O-acetyltransferase MetX, encoding MDASTAYEVSSISLPSLTLESGTTLRNVDLAYERTGNKEGPVILVCHALTGTHIVKGTDECPGWWDGLIGPGSYIDTNHYQVISFNVLGGCEGSTGPTTRNPDTGQPYGPSFPGITIRDMVNAQYEALKLLAVPRIEAVIGGSLGGMQALEWGVLYPDYIGKVFALAVTPRLNDFGIAFNHIGITAIEGDPAFCNGHYRDGSLIKGLEIARMVGMVTYRTRELFDERFRREEKDDRFSVESYLDYQGQKLARRFDPNSYLTLLKAMNTHDIARGRGDLEHVAGTYPSELISISYEGDSIYSPEYLKDFTEKTSNGRHYFISTEFGHDGFLVEFEKWGGIIASHLKKEVFTGMK
- a CDS encoding O-acetylhomoserine aminocarboxypropyltransferase/cysteine synthase family protein; protein product: MTKSFDFDTLLLHGGQEPDPTTGSRAVPIYQTTSYVFDSSDHAAKLFALEEPGNIYTRIMNPTVDVLEKRLALLEGGIGALGVSSGMAAISLAILNIAQAGDEIVAATNLYGGTYNLFSTTLPKYGIKVHFVDPSDPENFRKRITEKTKAVFAETIGNPSLHVLDIEAVAKVAHEHHIPLIIDNTFATPYICKPIEWGADIVIHSATKWIGGHGTAIGGVVIDGGKFDWNHEKFPGFTEEDPSYNGLRYAQDVGAAAFITKLRVQLLRDLGACLSPQNAFLLLQGLETLHLRIERHTENARKIAEHLDQHQGIAWVSYPGLPQHPSHGLAEKYLKNGAGSIVVFGIKGGRDSGRKVVDNISLWSHVANVGDAKSLIIHPASTTHQQLNAEEIRATGVTEDLVRLSVGLESAKDLIEDLDHAIEVALETSPV
- a CDS encoding trans-sulfuration enzyme family protein, producing the protein MNFTTKVVHSQLQGTEEIHSKTTPIYQTSAFSFSSLEELEGFYEGKSPYLYTRTGNPNTDELGNMVAGLEGAPAGVATSSGLSAILVGILAIVRSGDHIVAAEDLYGGTFHMLKEELKSFGILTTFVDFTDKDSIEAALTPQTKLLYSETVTNPFMRVENIKQMVNLAQEHNLFTMIDNTFATPFLQQPYLEGVDLVAHSATKYIGGHSDITAGVVVGKEELVRKAREKVVNIGSNLSPFEAWLTCRGAKTLALRIGTQARNAETLAGWLHSNTDIKEVYYPTNLSTKGNGAIVTIELDERCDMSTFFKSLGWIKIVPSLAGVETTVSYPLGTSHRALPKDAQKKLGINTHVVRISLGIEDGEDIVAQFEEAVKKSVEK
- a CDS encoding DUF302 domain-containing protein, with amino-acid sequence MFHYTKEVSMSVKEAVEKVEAALKEESFGVLWHLDLAQKLDDKGLDFNEEVVVLEVCNPHEAKKVLEESMLVSYFLPCKVTVYTESGTTKIGMAKPSKLIEMVDSDELKATALDIENRLIGCLERV